A genome region from Streptomyces pratensis includes the following:
- a CDS encoding gamma-glutamyl-gamma-aminobutyrate hydrolase family protein: protein MHQPLIGVTTYLEPAARWGVWELPAAVLPSAYPRLVQRSGGMAALLPPDDPARAGAVLARVDGLVIAGGADVDPGLYGAERDFRTGPPAHERDSWEVALLRAARAAGTPVLGICRGMQLLNVALGGTLTQHLDGHAGPFGKSGVLGEHEVTPVPGTLYASLVPEVASVPTYHHQAVDRLAPGLVASAHAADGTVEAVELPGGQWVLGVQWHPEMGDDLRIMRALVEAARTGAPVPAA, encoded by the coding sequence ATGCACCAACCGCTCATCGGCGTCACGACCTATCTGGAGCCGGCGGCTCGCTGGGGCGTCTGGGAGCTCCCCGCCGCGGTGCTCCCCTCCGCCTACCCCCGGCTGGTCCAGCGCTCCGGCGGGATGGCCGCGCTGCTGCCGCCGGACGATCCGGCGCGGGCCGGGGCTGTCCTGGCCCGGGTCGACGGTCTCGTGATCGCGGGCGGCGCCGATGTCGATCCAGGGCTCTACGGCGCGGAGCGCGACTTCCGGACCGGGCCTCCGGCGCACGAGCGCGACAGCTGGGAGGTGGCCCTGCTCCGCGCGGCCAGGGCGGCGGGCACTCCGGTGCTCGGGATCTGTCGCGGCATGCAGCTGCTCAACGTGGCGCTGGGCGGCACGCTGACCCAGCATCTGGACGGTCACGCGGGCCCGTTCGGCAAGTCCGGGGTTCTCGGTGAGCACGAGGTGACGCCCGTCCCGGGGACGCTGTACGCCTCACTCGTGCCCGAGGTGGCGTCCGTACCCACGTACCACCACCAGGCAGTGGACCGGCTGGCGCCGGGCCTGGTGGCCTCCGCGCACGCGGCGGACGGCACGGTGGAGGCCGTCGAGCTGCCGGGCGGCCAATGGGTGCTCGGGGTCCAGTGGCATCCGGAGATGGGTGACGACCTCCGGATCATGCGGGCCCTGGTGGAGGCGGCCCGGACCGGGGCACCTGTGCCTGCGGCCTGA